A window of Phragmites australis chromosome 15, lpPhrAust1.1, whole genome shotgun sequence genomic DNA:
ATACCGGATGTTCTAGTGTTGGCAAGGAGTGCTCATCGGACTAATTATTCTAGAGAGTAGATTTTTCAATGGACAGAGGAGtaacactcaccggatggtctggtggtGTGTACATTGAACACCAGAGGCTTCATCAGACAAATAtttgcaaagaggttgcaagTTTGTGATCTGAAGAAGTTGAACgcaccggatgctccggtgaTTGGAGTGTGTACTCTGGAGTTCTGCACCAGAcaaatatttgcagagagcaaaactTTCAGCATGTAGAACGAGCTATACTGACTGGATGGTACGGTGTTCAGTCCCAGAGCACACCGAAGCATCTGGTGTTATCGAGTTCTAGGAAATGTGCTTTGAACtaaggatttttgttttgaacTAACCTGGAGATGCCGATGTTCTCGAGTTATGGGGAATGTGCTTTGAATGgaggatttttgttttgatctaacctggagatggtttggagtgggagaaatatgtttggttgtttcatggtgtgcaggtgatggatacgactttgtagttgacggtgagatgatcggggccaagcaggAGGTTTGGtgttggacgatcaaggaggtagtcaagggtgatcctagtggtACAAGTgtaggtcaagcaaagcatgcatAGAGAAGGATGAATACgatatgttgacaaagtcaagagaaGGGGATACCAGTGCTAGTGATAAGGCAGCACGAGGGATtaggagcgagagagacttgttggtggtcaagattgcaagatagagtacacgcgtcgatatcAGAGCACTTTCTTAAGGCAAAGCaggtggcggctagtcacgctttgagaagcgtgttaGGGTTTCGCGATTTGGTCACAAAATCGTGGAAGCGTTGGAGggtcatgtggcatcatcgtgaaacttgcatcgaggtgaagctaagtcatgaagaagccgTGGGCGTTCGATGGAAGGAGCGAAAtctggaccaaaataccccagtggtaggtaggagtgcactaccGATGGAGGGTATTTTGTgaacaaggaaacttaagggtcaaaGAAGCTTCtaagggctataaatagaggggtagagctgtgGGAGAATCTTGAGCCAGCTatttgagagtctagtgataggttttggaggagaagAGAAGATAGGCTTAGTTTTTGTAATATGCTAAAGCTTTTGTGAGATAAACAACTTTGTAATCTACTGAAAATAAGGTTGACCTttgtgcttaatgaagtttattctctcgcatgagcttgtgttcatctccttataTCCTCCTTCTTTTGGTTCTCTTGCTTTCggtgcaagtttttcgattttcttgttgattttcatttttgcctTTTAGCTGTAATTTTTCAACCTTGGAAAGTTGCTctccttgttgctagaggcataaacgttcatatactcatgtgtcggtgtatcaggaaccgggggtccccgaatcccgaggccaggccagtaatccgccacgtggcgccaaaactccgcgaggtaaaaaagattaagtcccgggagagggcgctcagggccacagtcggtgatccccgagcaccccagttccccgatgatctgcgaagtctaagtaccgggaagaaagtgctcgggaaggtgtacagtgatccccaagcacccgagtcccccaacgaccaggaaggctaagtaccgggagaagtgtgcccggggccgcgagcggtgacCCCCCAGacgcccaagtatcccgaggacccactgaaggaagtttcgggagagagtgctcagggctgcgtgcggcggcccccgagcactcgttcCCCTGAAGGTCCGTACAAGTAtgccgggagagagtgctcgggaaggagaacagtgacccccgagcactcggttccccgaagaccaagaagggcattcccgggagagagtgctcggggaggtgaacagtacccctgagcactcggttcctcgatgACTCAaaaagccccctgacagtggccccaaCAGGGGTccgctgatgaggtgtcagccagtcaaaggccaaaggccgcatttaaagagcgtgcgtggcctgtcacctccaactgcttccGTCGtgctcagtgtcagttcctgccacacactggcagaagggcgtggggtcattgaatgcacaggttccatcccgtgccatccggcccgtctcgggataacgtcgtaagggccgaggcattccgtctgccgcgctgctgtggcaggggaacaagacaggaccggcacgccgagccgctctacggctgcccggtgggccctctccacggcgcccgttgccagtgcatttatggtgacggacaACTAGGCGTGGGacgttttttccacccccggtcacttcgcccagaggaaatgatgacgccctttccttttatggtgtctcggaactcgtgctccctctcccgttcggggcacgctgctgccggtgggtatttaaaacCGCCGGCGGCACAAAGGAAACAACAGCGGAGAAGTGAGGGAAAACACAGCAAAAAAGAAACAACAgcagagaaaagagaaagaaagagaggaaagaaaaaagaaagggacAAGGAGCTGAGAAGTGTGAAGAAACACATGCTtaggaagaagaaacaattgctcataaacagagaagaaaagagccccaggctctaagatagaaagacattcttgtaaccagcaacattctgagggactttctcagggcatttatagtatccatacaggagtagggtgttacgcctctgtgcggcccgaacctgtctaaacaccagcgcgtttactccgttccgcattagatcattccattccaccggCCTTCACATTCaaacccatttatttctccggcgaacatattcaggatcatcccccggccgaatctctaaaaaggggtccctcaggatccctgcgccaagagttcaccctccgacatcaTATATTTGAAAGGGTCTTGAAtcctcttgcctctagaccatcaactcggtgactgtcttttgctttgttcttcattcaagtttcaatcTTTGTGCATAAAGACACATAAAATGGTCTTCAATAGAGTCTATGGTTTATATTacatccgtggagtcatattgctttggaattttctttctcgctttgtctctctaaagtttatgcttctgtTAGTATGTTTTTGAGAAACGTTAGGTGAACAAGAAGTAGATCATCTATTTCGTAAGATATTTATAAAATGTCTAgtcacccctctctagtcgtCTATCTCAATCATACAGTTCATATAAAGAAGAAATTGTGAGAAATGCTCTATTTGTAGTCAAGAACCACCACTTGCTGGGATGATAGAGCAAAGGAGCATGCATTATCTTGGTGTAACATGTCCAAGCCtgaaatttttatatttttaaattaaaaaattgtaaatgtatatgtctgttttgaaaaattacatatctaTACCATATCGTCTACTTGTCGTTCTTTCGACGGacgacatgtttaaaaataaaaaattacgtTCCAATATTCTTAAAActcaaaatactatcaaaatagtcatgaaaatttttgaaaaaaattatgtagcGTAAatgatgctatcatctagctctccAAAACGGTCGTCCTTTCAACAGGCGACAGAAGTCTAGatctgcaatttttcaaaacagatccatatatatatatataatttttattttaagaacataaaaataaaataaaaacctCCAAGTCTGTAGCGATATTGGGTTGAGATGGGCTACGTTTGTGAGGCCCGACAGCGCCTCACTGTTTGCCAAGAACTTTAAACCCAAAACGTAAGAACATGAGGTCTACCATGTTGATGAACTGAATGGCCAATGCACAGCCCATTGTACATATCTGATCAACTGGGGCAGTTCTGGGCCACATACCTTGTCTTTGCAAACCCAGTTTAGCAATATATTACCACCAtgtagtctctctctctctctctctctctctctctctctctctctctctctctctctctctctccaaataATACCATATAGTCTTTGAGATATATCAATTTCCTACCATGTTTCCAGTTCCTCCTATTTATCTGTATATGTACCAATATCTCCacttcccttcttttttttaccaAAGTCTGTAATACCTTTTCGACTTTGATCATGTATATGTATTGCTTAGATATGTTAATTTAGGAAATGATATTAGTAGACTTGTCACGGAAGTATTTccacaccctaattttttagCTTGGCCAGCTACAAACATAAACCAAATAGCTTCTGAAtttttagttaatttttttagttttagatcaatccaacgacaaaaaaaaaaaaaaactttcatgTCTAATAAAAAGGTGAGTCGATGTGTGTACTTGTACACTAACCGAGTAGGACGGAAAAGTCGTACGCATATCATTTCCCTTTATCTATTGGCTTGATTTTTTGGGGGGCTCAGTTTGTGAAGGAATTAAtggcaaaaaacaaaaacaaaaagttGGTGCAAACGCGTCGCATGCACATTCCACGTCAGCCAGCCCCATCGGCTAGCCTACATCTTTTTcaccagaaaaataaaaaaaatgatgaaaagaGCTAGGCACGTAGAAAAAGTTTATGCATAGATGCTGACGTATGAAATGACAAAAGCACAAGTCCAGAAATGCATGATAGCTGGTACGTAGTTTGAAACCTTAGCTGCCACATCAGCAAGGATGGAAAAGTCTGCCACGTAAAAGAAATGATTATTTTAACAGGTGAGATCCATTTTTACGATTTTTTTGGGTGGGATCCAGGGAGACCGCTCCGTGTGTAGACCGTTCTGTACGTGTCCGCTTCGCGCATGTTTGTACGAGTGCTCGGATTCGAAGGCTGGCTCGAACGCTCGCGGTGTGCGAGCGCCGTCTTTACCAACCGGGCTAGCACCCGGATACGGTAAAAGAAAGTATTTGTATAGCTCAGGGCTCTCGTCCGTTGGAATTGACGTATTCATGAAATTTCAAAACATGTACACTTTTTATGGTAAAGATTTTCTTTTAATAAAATCTAGACTTACAGTTTATTGCAATTTTCCAACATCTCCTAACCAATTGATCCAGAACAGGCCGGGCTTAGATATGTACGGCATAGCATTATCCGCAGAATTCGTGCGACAACTAATTGTCTAATCAAAGAAAACCAGCCAACTTTCAATTAGGACGTTCTATTTTTGTTGTGGCTACTACATGGGAATTTAACCGAGGGCTCAAATCACTTGGATGGTTGATGATCACTCACATGAATCAAAAGCACATGGTTGTATATATGGTCGTATGGGGAGGAGTTCTACATCAGGGTTGGACACGTATTATTTTTCAGATATTTGTAATACGTGAACTTTCAACATTTTATCTGCAATTTTACGGGAACAAGATGGAAAAAAGAACCGCCCAATTCTACACACGTGATGTTTCAGCACAAGTTAAACATCACAggtcacatgttttttttttcatgtgactTCAGAACAAGTCAAGTGATGTTTCAGCACAAGTCATATGATTTTTCACACGACTTCAGAACAAGTCATGCGATATTTTACAACAATAGACTGTCACAAACGATTCTTAGCGTCAGACTTATCACGGATGGCTACAACTGTAAAACCATCCATGATATGAAATCGTTTTTGATGAACCATCAAATAATATAGCCTCTTCTGTAGAGTGGCAGGGCATTTGGGATTTATGATCTTGTGACTCTCTCTCGATCGCTGGTGATCTTGTACGACGTTTACCTCTGCAAATCTTTTTTCTACTAGGAAAAGAGATTCGTAAATGTATTTCTAGAAACTAACCCATTACCATACGGGCGATGGATTACCAGATCATAGATGACATCATGTCTGGCATTGTCCGATCGATACACTGTACACGAGTCCTGCCTAGTGATGGCAATGGGATAAGATGGTGCCAACAGTGCCCCCTCGTCCCCACCTCAATCCTAGAACGCGGGCCCCACTCTGATCCGAAAGATGTATCAGGGCAAAAACTCATCTTATCCTGACCCTATCGGATCTCCGAATTCCGACGAGCAACGATTGGACGAGCAGCGGACTCAGGCCCATAAGACTGAGCCTAACGGATTCCTTTCGAGGACGAAAATCCcgttgtgaagggattttcgttcccttcagcgctccaacagtttcctttcacggttcccttcacgacatgATTCttagggtcattcccttcaggacgagattctctctcctttcctttcgcgattcccctcaaagagaagctgttagagatgagaaaaaataaaaaaaataagaataggGAAGAgaatcgaaaaaaaaaataaaataaagaaaatatggttgGACCCTAAAGCCCAGTGAGAAGAACTCTATCTATGTCCCTATCCCCGTCCCTCCCCGTCCGGGACGGATCCCCGATTACCATCCCTAGTCCTGTGTCAGAAGATCAGTATGTGATCCGATGAATCCTGGCCGTTCGTTCATATGCATGCGTGCTTTAGGACACGATGGTCTAGGAAGTCCTAATGGCTGGCTATAGCTGCTTCATAGCTAGaacgaaaacaaaaacaaaaacttgGTGCAAACGCGTCGCATGCACATTCCACGTCAGCCAACCCCAGCGGCTAGCCTACATCTTTTTcaccagaaaaataaaaaaaagatgatgaaaAGAGCTAGGCACGTAGAAAAAGTTTATACATAGATTCTGACGTATGAAATGACAAAAGCACAAGTCCAGAAATGCATGATAGCTGGTACGTAGTTTGAAACCTTGGCTGCCACATCAGCAAGGATGGAAAAATCTGCCAAGTAAAAGAAAGGATTTTTTTAACAGTGAAATCCATTTctactatttttaaaaagtGGGTCGAGCGAGGCCGCTCCGTGCGTAGGCCGCTCTGTGTGCGCCCATTCCGTGCATGCCCGTGCGAGCGCTCGGACTCGAACGTGGGCTTACTCGAGCGCTCGCGCTGTGCAAGCGCCGTCCTTACCAACCGGGCTAGCGCCCGGATGCGGTAAAAGAAAAGATTTGTGGAGCTCGGGGCCCTCGTCCGTTGACGTATTCATGAAATTTCAAAATATATACACTTTTTACGTAAAGATTTTCTTCTAATGAAATCTAGACTTAAAGTTTGTTGCAATTTTCCAACATCTTCTAGCCAATTGATCCAGAACAGGCCGCGCTTAGATATGTACGGCATAGCATTATCCGCAGAATTCGTGCGACAACTAATTGTCTAATCAAAGAAAACCAGCCTAGTTTCAAGATGCTGAGACGCCAATTAGGACGTTCTATTTTTGTTGTGGCGACTACATGGGAATTTAACCGAGGGCTCAAATCACTTGGATGGTTGGATGATCACTCACATGAATCAAAAGCACATGGTTGTATATATGGTCCTATGGGAAGGAGTTGTACATCAGGATTGGACACGTATTATTTTTCAGATATTTGTAACAAGATTCTCAGTGTGTGATCCGATGAATCCTGGCCGTTCGTTCATTTGCATTGCGTTCTTTAGGACATGATGGTCTAGGAAGTCCTAATGGCTGGCCATAGCTGCTTCATAGCTAGAACGAACAATGCATGGATGTATGGGTCTCAGTTGGCAGATCATGTGATCCTGAGCATGACATGCTAACAAACGGACAGAAAAAGGTCAGCAGGTGTCTGCTCCGGCGACGGCCGGCCCTGTGCCGGGGCAGGCACGATGTGAGGTTTCCTCCGGCATTGCATGAGGGAGATGAGAATCTTGTTTGTTCTAGGAATTCCaagttttttatatattttttaccgATGAAAAGATCAAAGTTCATAAAATTTCATcgaaattttgatcattttcgTCTTCTACTATGTGAGGCTCATATTTCAGTGAAAGAAGATTTAAAATAGATATTTTGCTCATCTCCAAAATTCTTAAATTTCGTcaaaattttgacaaaattttaaTCGCTGGTTTGTTCTGAATTTTGTATCCATGGGGAACTAAATGGCGGAAATTGCCTGCAAAACTTCTGATTTTTTCGACAAGGCGAATAGTCATTTTGGTCCCTTAAGGTTTGCGAGACGATCGATTTGGTGCCGACCTTCCGAAATCGCCTTCGTATCTCATTTAACTCGTCTTGGAATCAACTCCATCAAGCTGCACTTTTGTGTTCGCCATCCATCCGACTTGGGATCTGTATCTATATGTCAGCTGCGAATGAAATTGAACTGACTCGTCTGGCACCTCTAGTTTTTATCATTTTGATGAAAGGCTTAGTGGACTTGAACGCGAGGGGTGCAAGTTAAATGCCATTTAAATAGAGCTAATAAGGCAAATTAGTGCTGCTCCACCATGCATGATGAGATAGCAAGTACATGCAGGCACAAGGGCAGATTTGACCCAAACATCTCATTCGGCCATGCATTTTCTACGACCAGGGGCGAAGGTGCACTGGcactagaaaaaaaatctcagtTTGTAATTCAATTTCACTTCTTGTACATCACATAATTACAAACATATACACCATCTAGATCTACATATGTTGAATTGTGTACTCGAATATTTGGAGCTCTAGCTTCGCCCGTGCCTAAGGCCAAGAGCCAAAACTACCCTTGCCAATGGAACTTCAAGGACCATTAACCATTTTGCAATACTCGAGTACTAATGTGCTTCGGAACATCGATTATCATCGCTAAATTTACTGTGGTCCGTGGTCAATTTTTcgacaatcttttttttttttttctggaaaaaCTAGCGGCCGCCTACGGTgtcttttttgttattttatttcACTTGCATTTTTCTACATCCATTGCATAACGCAGAGCTGTAAATGGTGCGCCCGGCCATGAATAAGAAAGTTGGACGGGATCCAAGTCTCCCGTAGCCGATACCACGAGCAGAGCAGAGACATGTTCCTGCCATTTGACAACCACCGGGCCCGACTACTGAACTGAACCAAGTGACAACCACCGGGCACAGCTGCAGCATATCCAAAAATACACGCATGCACCCATAGATAGTTGTCGATGATGTGAGCCAAGCCGTTTGTTTGATTCTTGGCCAAGCTATACTTGTTTAATTTTTGGGTGGTTCAGTTGTTGGTCAAGGTTGTCTAGCTCCTGTTTTGTGCATGACAGCTACCTTGTAGCCAGGAAGACATGTTCAGGCACATAGGTAGATGGATGCAGGAACGCGGCTTCAGCGCTAGCCGTCGGTCGCCATCACTGTCTCACATGTCAGAAAACAGGAGGAGGCAGGGCCGGGGATAGAGATCAGGTCGACGGCTCACGTCGTCTCTGAATCTGCCGATCGATGCGTTTCAGTTGTGAGAGGGACAGGCAGAGGATGATGATCTATGTTGAGGCAGACCAAGTGAAAAGAATGGAGAGTAAATTGCATTAGATAGCTCTCGAAGTTTAATCAGTTGTGACGCCGTCGGTTTTTTAACAGAGATTAACTTggtttttattaaaaaacaatGACTAGGTTCAGAACAATAGAAGAAAGGAGAAAAGCAAGCGGGAATAATAGCCTGCTGGGGCTACCAGTGCAGCCGAGAGTTCAAACACATTTTACGGTGAAGCTGCAACAGTGGTATGCACTATGCAGCAGCCATATGGGACGACGTCTCTTCTCTTTACGAGGCCGTGTCAACTGAAACGTCCAGAAGCAGTGAAGCAGGCCTTCAAAGGAATCTGAAACTGGTGACCAGAGTAGTCTTTATACTATTCAAACGAACTAGCTTCAACAGGCattcatgagagagagagagagagaggagacatTATTCTGGGTTCTTTGCTGGTAGCGGCTGAGCAGCCAAAGCACCGCGTCGTTGGTCTGAAAACAAGGGAAAGAATAATGCAGCCAAATGGAGGAGACAGAGAGAGGGGCCAACAAACAAACACACACTAGCTGGCTGGTGCCATGGAATAAGTTTTAGTGCTACTACAATATGCAAAAGCAAAGGACATCCTCTAATATTTTCTTCTCAACTTTTATTATTTTGGTTAATTGGACAGGGACCCAGCAAGattatcagttttttttttcttccaaatgaGACATTGCTTGGCTGTTTGTCAAAGCCTTAAAGGAGTGGCATCCTTTTTGCCTAAGTGCTTCGCCAGTAATGATGTGGTTGGATTGAAAATGGAGAAGAGAAGATATCATTTGGTTCTGGTTGAGGATGTGGCATGGACAATATGACAGGTTGGAGAGCACTAATTACTCCTATTTGCTATCTAAGGAGCTGTGAACAGATTAAGATCTttagttaaaatatattattcttattttgaactaaaataaatatttaaattactttattttgTCATACAAACTCCATATAATTCAAATGAAATCTACAACTtgcaagaaacaaaaacaaaacaaactttttaaaaaaaatagtcaaCTGTGCGGAACGAAACCAGCAAACCAAGATACAAATAGAAATTTCAGGACGCGCTTTCACACGCGCGAAAGCGTGTGTGCACGAGTCCCAAACGCAGAGCGTTCGTCGTCTATATATAAACCCGATTCGCACAGGCACAGAAACGCAACCAGGCACGATCGATCGAGTTGGCAAATGGCAATGCATCCGAGGGCGCGCACTGCAGGCATGAAGgcctcgccggcgccggtgcAGCTCCTGTTGGCCCTGCTCCTCTCCTCCGGGCTGCTGGCCTCCGGCCAGCCCCCGATGCAGACTGCGGCGAACAACCCGCGGCTGCAGCAGGCGTACGTGGCGCTGCAGGCGCTGAAGCGCGCCATTACGGAGGACCCCAAGAACCTGACGCGCAGCTGGTGCGGCCCCGACGTGTGCGGCTACTTCGGCGTCTTCTGCGCGCCGGCACCCGACGACCCGCACACGCGAACCGTCGCCGGCCTGGACCTCAACCACGGCGACCTGGCGGGGACGTTCCCGGAGGAGCTCGGCCTGCTCTCCGACCTCGCGCTGCTGCACCTCAACTCCAACCGCTTCGCCGGCGGGCTCCCGGAGTCGCTGCCCAAGCTGCACCTCCTCCACGAGCTGGACCTCAGCAACAACCGCCTCTCCGGCGGCTTCCCGCAGCACATCCTCTGCCTGCCCAACGTCAAATACGTCGACATCCGGTTCAACAACTTGTGCGGACCCGTGCCGCCGACCATCTTCGACAAACCGCTCGACGCTCTCTTCCTCAACGACAACAACTTCGACTTCCAGCTACCTGAGAACTTCGGCAACTCGCCGGCGTCCGTGGTCGTGCTCGCCAACCTGCACCTGCGCGGTTGCCTGCCGCCCAGCATCAGCCGCATGGCCGGCACGCTCAACGAGCTCGTCGTGCTCAACGCCGGCCTCCGCTCGTGCATCCCGCCGGAGGTCGGCGCGCTCCACGAGCTCACCGTGCTGGACCTCAGCTTCAACCAGGTCCAGGGCCAGCTGCCGGGGTCCATAGCCGGGATGCACAAGCTCGAGCAGCTTGACGTCGCGCACAACGAGCTCTACGGCCACATCCCGGAGGGCATCTGCGCGCTGCCGAGCCTGAAGAACTTCACCTACTCGTACAACTTCTTCTGCAACGAGCCGAAGCGCTGCCTCAACATCCGCCGCATCGATGACAGCCAGAACTGCATCGCCGGCAGGCCGGACCAGCGCCCGGCCGACCAGTGCCTCGCGTTCCTGCACCGCCCGGAGCCGGTGCAATGCGACGCGCACGGCTGCATCGTGCCGCCGCACTACTGACCACCTCGCGGTGGCTAGCGGCACGCGGCTGGCCGGCGGTGACTCGTAAAATTCGATGGTGATGTGAGTGAGACCGAAAGGGTAAATTCGTACACAGACACGGccgtacatatatatacagtgtaatttttctctttttcttcacaGGAGTTGTAATATGTGATGGAATTGTAGACAGAAATGATAGTGCATTACAGTTTCAGTTACCCACTGACCAGCGTTTTCTGTGCTtgttatatattcttgtaattttattCATTAAACAGATGAAAAATGAAAGCTAATACCACTAGTAATTGTACTCATCAACTAGATGATAAATTAAGCTAGAATAATCCAGGCCATGGCCAGCAAATGTTGAAGAGCAGGAGAGGCCGGAATGAGTGGCATGCACATCTGATTAGGATGGGGGTCAAAGAAGAACTGGAATAAATTAAAGCAGCTAGCAGATGCCCATGGCATCCAGCTGCAAAGAAGAGGAGCTTCCTTCCTTCCATCCTCCACATGTGCACATCACCTTGGCTGGCTCCAGCTTACATTCAGAGTACTGTTCAACTGTTGCATATTTAGATGTATGCTTGCTGTGTTCAAAAATGTCCTTGTCACACACACATCACCAGCATGCTAAACATGGGATATATTACAATATTTGGTACTCCTAAGTATATACTCTCGTATACATATCTTATTAGGTAGAGAGTtctcatgtgataaatgatatatatatggaacatgtgagtatataaaatCATACAAACggtatgtataattttttattggtttgcatatatatatatttttaggatattatattttatgtataaatacaaAGATATtattaaaatctaataaaattgatggacttcttttctacttttttttttaaatttatattaGAGTATTTTAGAATGAGTATgtaagtatacttatagtgataaaTGAGTATATCTGAtttatttatatggtatatTATAATAGGGAGTATATACTCTAAGAGTACATActagtatataagatcatccatgaaagttttgagaaaaaggtAGAGATATTCAAATGCAACACCAGTACTTTCAGTTCTCAGGTTTGTACGTGCCCGATAGAATATGGCAGCGATATGGTTTCCAAAGACGGCGACGGTGACCGACGGCGATGTCGCTGAAGGGGAGATCCTGACGGCAACGTTCATGGGCATGCAGGGGTGCTgatgaggaaggagaagaaagatCAGAGCAGTTGCCATCAGAATAGACTGAATTTGCTGCGAACCGAGCGGCCGGTTGCGCGACAGCCTGGAGGGAATCAACTTGGTCAAGAACTGGACAAATGTGAGGCCTCTGAAAGAGAAAATGAGGCCATGAGTGTGACCAGTTGATCAACAACCTTGCCCTGGGGCTGCCATGACATTATGCATCTTGACATATTTTTATGGCAGTTATGCCTACTTGCCATTGAACAAAATGCAAGTCAGGATGATGGATGGATCACTGTTagatatgtgtgtgtgtgtgtgtatacacATATATCTATATGTATAGCTTTAGTTGTGGTATCCAATAATGCAAGACAGAGAAGCTAGCAGGTAGGCCTAATGCAATGTCTAATTGGCAGGTATGATAGAGACAATCAGAGAGGAAACAAGGGGGGTGCTTGCCCACCAAGTGAGTGACAAGGGCCTATCAGCAACTCCAACTCCGACACACAATTCTGAATTCTTCAGCACATTACATTTATGCAAGCATGTACTGATGTTTGGTGCCGGTGTGGTTCTTTTTTCAATCATCGTCTGCCATCTGGTAACCGTTTATAAATGTTAGT
This region includes:
- the LOC133893335 gene encoding leucine-rich repeat extensin-like protein 6, producing MKASPAPVQLLLALLLSSGLLASGQPPMQTAANNPRLQQAYVALQALKRAITEDPKNLTRSWCGPDVCGYFGVFCAPAPDDPHTRTVAGLDLNHGDLAGTFPEELGLLSDLALLHLNSNRFAGGLPESLPKLHLLHELDLSNNRLSGGFPQHILCLPNVKYVDIRFNNLCGPVPPTIFDKPLDALFLNDNNFDFQLPENFGNSPASVVVLANLHLRGCLPPSISRMAGTLNELVVLNAGLRSCIPPEVGALHELTVLDLSFNQVQGQLPGSIAGMHKLEQLDVAHNELYGHIPEGICALPSLKNFTYSYNFFCNEPKRCLNIRRIDDSQNCIAGRPDQRPADQCLAFLHRPEPVQCDAHGCIVPPHY